One segment of Dama dama isolate Ldn47 chromosome 15, ASM3311817v1, whole genome shotgun sequence DNA contains the following:
- the ZNF248 gene encoding zinc finger protein 248 — MQLAATARAAPRRAAPSLCACASPPPPPGSSFRGLQPLVGNNPWPPGPRARELREQVSFKDVCVDFTQEEWYLLDPAQKILYRDVILENYSHLVSVGNCTTKPEVVFKIEQGEEPWILEERCPKQCRSEDWKVDDLIESTQENQDEHFWQLAFTSNKILSTDSGDRVRKTLNLGTDSIPSSNFLYKICDSCELSLKNISGLIINRKNFSRKKPDEFNVYEKLLLDIGHDKTPPGGKSYKYNQQKNVLNHGQDLTQSIFDQPFEYNENGRGNHGEAAFFTNKKVQIGETHCKYNECGRTFIQSLKLNLSQRTHFEMEPCECSICGKSFYMDLRLGHQRALTGDNPYEYNEYGQIFCDNSTFVIHQGTYTRKIPHEYKVSHKTWEKSALFKHQIVNMGEKPYEHNENGNTSNKKSHLTQLRRAHSGEKTFECGECGKTFWEKSNLTQHQRTHTGEKPYECTECGKSFCQKPHLTNHQRTHTGEKPYECKQCGKTFCVKSNLTEHQRTHTGEKPYECNACGKSFCHRSALTVHQRTHTGEKPFICNECGKSFCVKSNLIVHQRTHTGEKPYKCNECGKTFCEKSALTKHQRTHTGEKPYECNGCGKTFSQRSVLTKHQRIHTRVKALSAS, encoded by the exons GAGCAAGTGTCATTCAAAGATGTTTGTGTGGACTTCACCCAGGAAGAGTGGTACCTGCTGGATCCTGCTCAGAAAATATTATACAGAGATGTGATCCTAGAAAATTATAGCCACCTTGTCTCAGTAG GGAATTGTACTACTAAGCCTGAAGTGGTCTTCAAGATTGAGCAAGGAGAAGAGCCTTGGATACTAGAGGAAAGATGCCCAAAACAGTGCCGCTCAG aaGACTGGAAAGTTGATGACCTAATAGAGAGCACCCAGGAAAATCAAGATGAACATTTTTGGCAACTTGCTTTCACCAGCAACAAAATATTAAGTACAGATAGTGGTGACAGAGTAAGGAAAACTTTAAATCTAGGTACAGACTCCATTCCTTCAAGcaattttctatataaaatatgtGACTCATGTGAAttgagtttgaaaaatatttcaggcttAATTATTAACAGAAAGAACTTTTCTAGAAAGAAGCCTGATGAGTTTAATGTATATGAGAAATTGCTCCTTGATATTGGGCATGACAAAACTCCTCCTGGAGGGAAATCTTATAAATATAATCAACAAAAGAATGTCCTCAATCATGGACAGGATCTCACTCAGTCCATTTTTGACCAGCCTTTTGAGTATAATGAAAATGGAAGAGGCAACCATGGAGAGGCAGCCTTTTTCACAAATAAGAAAGTTCAGATTGGAGAGACACATTGTAAATATAATGAATGTGGAAGAACCTTCATCCAAAGTTTGAAGCTCAATTTATCTCAGAGAACTCATTTTGAAATGGAACCATGTGAATGCAGCATTTGTGGTAAGTCCTTCTATATGGATTTAAGATTGGGACATCAGAGAGCTCTTACGGGAGACAATCCTTATGAATATAATGAATATGGGCAAATTTTCTGTGACAATTCAACTTTCGTTATCCATCAGGGAACTTACACAAGAAAGATTCCCCATGAATATAAAGTCAGTCACAAAACATGGGAAAAGTCAGCTCTCTTTAAACATCAGATAGTAAACATGGGAGAAAAACCTTATGAGCACAATGAAAACGGAAATACTTCCAACAAGAAGTCACATCTCACCCAACTTCGAAGAGCTCACTCAGGAGAAAAAACCTTTGAGTGTGGTGAATGTGGGAAAACATTCTGGGAGAAGTCAAACCTCACTCAGCATCAGAGAacccacacaggagagaaaccctatgaatgtactGAATGTGGGAAATCCTTTTGTCAGAAACCACATCTTACCAACCATCAGCGAACACATACAGGAGAAAAACCCTATGAGTGTAAGCAGTGTGGGAAAACATTCTGTGTGAAGTCAAACCTCACCGAACATCAGagaacacacacaggggagaaaccctatgaatgtaatgCATGTGGAAAATCCTTCTGCCACAGGTCAGCCCTAACTGTTCATCAGAGaacacacacaggagagaaaccctttatatgtaatgaatgtggaaaaTCCTTCTGTGTGAAATCAAACCTCATTGTACATCAAAGaactcacacaggagagaaaccatacaaatgtaatgaatgtgggaaaACGTTCTGTGAGAAATCAGCTCTCACTAAACATCAGAGGACTCAtacaggggagaaaccctatgagtGTAATGGATGTGGGAAAACCTTTAGTCAGCGGTCAGTACTCACtaaacatcagagaattcacacaaGGGTGAAAGCTCTTTCAGCATCCTGA